GCACGGCGGGGCGTTCATCGGCGGCTCGCCGCGCGGGTTCCGTCCCTTCGCGGGGTGGCTCGCCGCGCGGTCGCGCGCGCGGGTGATCTCGCTCGACTACCGGCTCGCGCCGGAGCATCCGTTCCCCGCGGCGCTCGACGACGCGGTCGCGGCGGTGCGCGCGCTCTACGCCCTGGGCGTCGCGCCCGCGTCGCTCGGACTCATCGGGGACTCGGCCGGTGGCGCGCTCACCCTCGGCGCGTTGCTCGCCCTGCGCGATGCCGGCGACCCGCTCCCCGCGGCCGCGGCGCTCATCTCGCCGCTGACCGACCTCGCGAACAGCGGCGCCTCCTTCCTCGGGAACGCCGCGACCGACAGCGTGCTCTCGCCGCGGCATGGGCTCACGCTCGCGCGGATGTACGCCGGGGACCATCCGGTGGAGCACCCGTTGATCTCGCCGCTCTATGCCGATCTGAAGGGCCTGCCGTCGCTGCTCATCCACGCGAGCGACAGCGAGATACTCTTCGACGATTCGCGTCGACTCGCGGAGAAGGCGCGCGCGGCGGGGGTCGCGGTGGAGTTCACCGTCTTCCGCGAGATGATGCACGACTGGCACGCCTCGGTGCCGCTGACGCCGGAGTCGCGGCATGCGATGAAGGGCGTGGGGGCGTACTTTGCGCGCCGAGTAGGCTGAAGGCTGAAGGGTGAAGGGTGAAAGTGGGGGCTTCTGCCTTCTGCCTTCTACCTTCTGCCTTCTACCTTCTACCTTCTGCCTTCTTCTCCATCTCCGTCATCAAACATCGGTCCTGCACCACATCGATCCCCGCGCGGGCCAGCACTTCGGCCGCCGCGTCATGGCGGATCCCCGACTGGAACCAGACTGCCCCCGGCTTCGCCGCGAGCAGGTCGTCCAGGTGTGACGGAATGTCCTGCGGGCGCCGGAAGACGTTCACCAGGTCGACGCGCGTGCCGATCCCCGCGACCGTCCGGTGGACCGGTTCGCCGAGCATCGCCGTGAGCTCCGGGTAGTAGACCGGCACCGGATGGATGCGGAGGCCCGCGCGCTGGGCGAAGGCGGGGACGAAATGCGCCGGGGCGCCCGTTTCGGGCGTCTTGATGCCCAGGACCGCGACGGAGCGGACCCGGGCGAGCAGGGCGGCGACGGCCTCGTCGGATTCCAGCAGGTGGGTGCGCCAGTCGGTGGTCATGGAGTGAAATCAGCCCTCGGTCCGAGTAGATTCAAGGGCTGTCCACCTTGGCTCCACCCGCTCGGAGATCCTCCATGAAGATGCTCGTCCTCGGCGCCGGCCTGCAGGGTTCGGCCTGTGCGTATGACCTCCTCCAGAACCCCGACTGCACGGAAGTGCGGCTCGCGGACAAGTCCGTCGACCACCTGCCCGCCTTCCTCCAGCCGTACGTGGGCGGGGAGCGGCTGAAGCTCATCACGCTCGACGTGAAGGACCCCACGGCCGTGTCGGTCGCCATGCGCGGCGTGAAGGCCGTCATGTGCGCCATCCCGTACTACTTCAACCTCCCGATGAGCGAGGCCGCGATCGCGGCCGGCGCGCACTTCTGCGACCTCGGCGGGAACACCGAGATCGTCGAGCACCAGAAGCAGCTCAACGAGCGGGCCGCGACCGCGGGCGTGACCGTGATCCCGGACTGCGGCCTCGCGCCCGGCATGGTGAACATCCTCGCGCAGCTCGGCATCGACCGCCTGGACTCGACCGACACCGTCCGGATCTTCGTCGGCGGTCTGCCGCAGCATCCCGAGGGCCCGCTCAAGTACCAGATCGTCTACTCGATCGAGGGCGTGCTCGACTACTACACGACGCTCTCGTGG
This region of Gemmatimonadota bacterium genomic DNA includes:
- a CDS encoding alpha/beta hydrolase; protein product: MSSLESRFLAFTSRLMIRRVADGPTFDVAAFRRSMDARLLLPAFLPRGLRVEASREPKLPGEWHTPADVAPRRTILHLHGGAFIGGSPRGFRPFAGWLAARSRARVISLDYRLAPEHPFPAALDDAVAAVRALYALGVAPASLGLIGDSAGGALTLGALLALRDAGDPLPAAAALISPLTDLANSGASFLGNAATDSVLSPRHGLTLARMYAGDHPVEHPLISPLYADLKGLPSLLIHASDSEILFDDSRRLAEKARAAGVAVEFTVFREMMHDWHASVPLTPESRHAMKGVGAYFARRVG
- a CDS encoding CoA-binding protein, coding for MTTDWRTHLLESDEAVAALLARVRSVAVLGIKTPETGAPAHFVPAFAQRAGLRIHPVPVYYPELTAMLGEPVHRTVAGIGTRVDLVNVFRRPQDIPSHLDDLLAAKPGAVWFQSGIRHDAAAEVLARAGIDVVQDRCLMTEMEKKAEGRR